The following coding sequences are from one Niveibacterium umoris window:
- a CDS encoding universal stress protein, whose protein sequence is MFKHILVPTDGSELSTTTVSRAVVFANEIGARITFFFAQQEYPIPLYGEGALLVPVSPDQFVDATKKEAERILTAAQTEAARLGVQSDTDTSVSDLPYESIIDAAKRHGCDLIFMASHGRKGVAGFLLGSETQKVLTHSSIPVLVFR, encoded by the coding sequence ATGTTCAAGCACATTCTTGTTCCAACGGACGGGTCGGAGCTCTCGACCACCACCGTTTCCCGTGCGGTTGTCTTCGCAAACGAAATTGGTGCGCGCATCACATTCTTCTTCGCGCAGCAGGAATACCCGATACCGCTCTATGGCGAGGGGGCCTTGCTGGTACCGGTATCACCGGATCAGTTCGTTGATGCCACGAAGAAGGAAGCGGAAAGGATCCTGACGGCCGCGCAGACGGAAGCCGCCCGCCTTGGCGTGCAGTCGGACACCGATACGTCCGTCAGCGACCTGCCGTACGAATCGATCATCGACGCAGCCAAACGGCACGGCTGTGACCTCATCTTCATGGCATCGCACGGGCGAAAAGGGGTGGCGGGATTCCTGCTCGGGAGCGAAACGCAGAAAGTCCTGACCCACTCGAGCATCCCGGTACTGGTTTTCCGTTGA
- a CDS encoding FixH family protein, with protein sequence MNPMKTAHPNTSQRPWYREPWPWILFGLPGIVVIASLVTLFIAIRSSDSLVVEDYYKEGLAINRTLSRQDAARAAGLSGTLTISGGGAAFALRANAGFSMPARLRLHLAHPTDARLDQLIMLERADDLYRGVMQPVGAGRWRFLIEDESRKWRISGSGVLPTTATMALAPGA encoded by the coding sequence ATGAATCCAATGAAGACTGCCCATCCGAACACCTCACAACGCCCTTGGTACAGGGAACCTTGGCCTTGGATTCTGTTCGGCTTGCCGGGGATCGTCGTGATCGCGAGCCTTGTGACGCTCTTCATTGCGATCCGGAGTTCAGACTCTCTGGTCGTCGAGGATTACTACAAGGAAGGACTTGCCATCAATCGCACACTGTCGCGCCAGGATGCGGCGCGCGCGGCGGGCCTGAGCGGCACTCTTACGATCAGCGGCGGCGGTGCAGCATTCGCGCTCAGAGCGAATGCAGGTTTCTCAATGCCGGCACGCCTCAGGCTGCATCTTGCTCACCCAACAGACGCGCGACTGGATCAACTCATAATGCTTGAACGCGCGGATGACCTTTATCGTGGCGTGATGCAGCCGGTCGGCGCAGGGCGTTGGCGGTTCCTGATCGAAGACGAGTCGCGCAAATGGCGGATATCCGGGAGCGGAGTGCTGCCGACGACCGCCACCATGGCGCTAGCGCCGGGCGCTTGA